The region ATCTTTTCTAAATACGACTCCGTGGCTAGGCGCTATCATGTCCATATCAAGATTCATTTTTTGAATTTCTTCTATCTTTCTGATAAGCAATGGAGCATACGGCATGAGAATGTTGGCGTAATATGTCTTTGCCTCTCTCATTACCATTTCCATATCGTTTTCATCGTCAAAAAGATGCGAGCTTGCCAGGTGCTGTCCAAAGGCATCGTTTGACAAGAGTAGCTTGTCCTCAGGCACAAATGTCATCATGTTGTCCGGCCAGTGCAGCATTTTGGATTCTATGAAATGAAGATTCCTTTTGCCAATGTTTAAGACATCTCCGGTTTTAACTACATTGTAGTCGTATTCCTCTCCGTAATAGTATTTAAGGAGAGCCTCCTTGGCCTTTAGCGTGCAGTGTATCTTGGCATCCGGAATCATCTTCATCATATCCGGGAAGGCCCCGGAATGGTCGGGCTCCACATGGTTTATTATTACATGGTCTATCTTTGATATCGGAACCAATGATTCAATTTTCTCGAGCATTTCACCAAAGAATCTCGAGTCAACCAAATCCACCAGTGTTATTTCATCATCGATTATGAGATA is a window of Peptostreptococcaceae bacterium DNA encoding:
- a CDS encoding flavodoxin domain-containing protein, producing the protein YLIIDDEITLVDLVDSRFFGEMLEKIESLVPISKIDHVIINHVEPDHSGAFPDMMKMIPDAKIHCTLKAKEALLKYYYGEEYDYNVVKTGDVLNIGKRNLHFIESKMLHWPDNMMTFVPEDKLLLSNDAFGQHLASSHLFDDENDMEMVMREAKTYYANILMPYAPLLIRKIEEIQKMNLDMDMIAPSHGVVFRKDPGRIIDAYLKWAKPEMKKKAVIIYETMYESTAKMARAIVEGLSSEDIEVKLYKADSSDFTSIFSEIVDAKAILIGSSTFNNGMIPQISYFLEEVVALKPRNKIGAAFGSYGWGKGAVKKIEARMKEMGADLVEDGLEIQYAPSQDELKLCFEYGKGIGKKIQETCGK